The Nicotiana tomentosiformis chromosome 9, ASM39032v3, whole genome shotgun sequence genome contains the following window.
tgATTTGTTTATTGCACCTTAATCGTGGTTGGCCTCTTTTGTAGCGCATTATGCTATCCAtctggcgtgcttgtggttgatatacTTGTGTCTAGTGAGTATGAGCATTTTAACTCGATGGGTATCCCCTTGCTGATTGTTATGTGTAGATCGGGTGGCAAGCCTCCACGGATATGatgtttggatcgagttgcatgctgcaacagtgagatgttgggtacggttccttatacttattttgtgtgtttttctTCTCATATGTGGGATAGGTTTGTAGCATTTGTTTAGTTGTTTTATTCGTTATGCGAGCTGGATAGTTCTGTACTCGGGTTTGCTTTCCTTATTGGTCATAGTTAAGTTGTGTCATGTTGGCGCATTGATGACGTCGTATGAGATTTAGATAGTGGTTGATGTGGTTTATTGCCCGAGTAGCTTGTATTGGGGGAGACGAGTTTGTTGGACCTGGAATCAACACAAACGGATTTGTATAATGTATGTTTGGAGGGAGAATGCCACTAATCATTTCAGAAAGcagcaatggttcttgtcaaatGGAAGAACCCTATGCTTTATTAATTTGACAGGTGGTTATGAGAGTCTATACCTCTCTTTCATCGTTGGAGTATTGCGAGGTTTGAAACGGTATTTTTATTTGTCATGAGGTATATTATCGGTATCGAGTTCAAAAACTACAACTAGTGTAGTTGGAAGATAATACAGTGGGCATATGGGTTATAGGGTGCGTCGTGTGGTTACAACTTGGGGTGTATATGTATGTTTTTGTACAACTTATGGAGATTGATACAGTGTATGTATGCAAGAAATTGGATAATATAggaaatttcagatgttggaatctGGTTCTAtggcttgtgggctaaggtaaCATGAAGGATCTTCCGTCTGGGTTaagctaatgtgctcatatggATTGTGATGGCACGAGTAGGTGCACAAAGAGTTATACAGTGATTTCAGCAACTTTGGAAcggttcttggcatgttcgaggacgaacatatatttaactgggggagaatataataacctgaccggtcattttgagctctaacatgtcgttcggtagtttgagtccttgagtagcttcactttatgtatcATGACTTATATGTGAAGTTGGTTTTGCTTTTCGAGAAGTTCGTGTTGATTTGGAAGAgtaattctcattttggaagccTTAATTTGGAAAAgctgaccatggtttgacttttgagtaaacgacctcgtaatCTGGATTTCAAAGTTCTTATAGGTTCAtaaggtgatttcggacttggtcgtatgtttgggttgagtatcggatggtctAGCAGCGATTCAACGCTTATTATCAAAAGTTtcattttgaaggttttgaaatttGCTAAGTTTGGCTTGGAGTGTGCTTTGGTGTTATCGGGCTTCGAGCGGTGTTCCGGGACCTTGGATATGTTCATTCACTTGATTGaaacttgtgtgtgaagtttggtcATGATTcagaatgtctaagtgtgattcggacgcgttcagcgaagtttgaaggtttgaaaggtaaAAGAAGGGTTTGATCAACAATTcctggttttgatgttattcgtggcatttcgagcctttggataagtttggataaggtattgggactagTTGGTATGATCGGATGGGGTCCAGACGGCCTCGGGTGTGCTTCCGAGTGATTTCAGACCCTTTCTCCTTGTTTTGCAACAACTGGTTTCTAGTATTTTGGGTATGGATCGCTATCGCGAAGAGTGACATGGATCCAGGAAGGATTTGTCCATTGCGATTGTGGttggaagttcgcgatcgcgatagGGAATTTGCTGGGGCTGAAGgttagccttcgcattcgcgtagcaGGGCTCGTGTTCACATAGGCTTGGCAGGCGcagtttttgggcgattttgaagagccattttcatcatctatcatgaggtaagtgattcccacttgttgtgagttaaatacatggattatatatggattttaacatggaatttggtagaaattatggaatttttggaagaaaacctagaaatggtattttttattttgaccatgaaattgggcatgaaattggcaataaattatatatttgagttcgtggtgctatgggtaaatatttatcttcaaaattttTCAGAATTCGGGTGcgtgggcctggggttgacttttcgtgtagagttgggaattatttttaattgttaaattacgagCCTTTGGGTATATTTTGATGGGTATGCACgttctttgactagtttcagatcatttggtATTGGTgagaggtgttagagtggcgttggagccagttatcgaattttggagcaaggtaagtctcctgtctaaccttggggggagggggaggggagggagggggggggggggaaatttaccccgtaggtgctATAATTATTATGTGCTATGTGTTATGGGAGCTACACACGTATGGGATGATGAGTGTCCGTGTGTACGCTAGATTCTTGATCATGCCCAGAtagacttagactcacaccaTATTTTAACTATATTACTTGAGTTGTTCTTGCTTGTTTGAATGCCTTAATTCACATTTTTGACGGCgaagactagacttgcgtagagtatcAAATTTGCTATTTTATATActtgatgagctacttgattagccatgGAAATTATACTTCCCTTTATAGATTTCTTCCGCGTTGTATGTATTTATCCGaaagttttcttgaattttataactcacacgtatattcgtgagtggggccagTGACCCATCAAAGTTTCAcgctcttatgggatcgagccattcgcctcggcataatacatattcttatgggatcaggtcattCGCCTCAACTGTATTATGTAATACACACTtagggatcgggccgttcgcttcGATAGTATCATATaatacactcttatgggatcgggttgttcgcctcggcagtattatgtaacacactcttatgatatcgggtcgttcgcctcggcagagtaTAAGTTCTTATGGTCAAGCTGTACGCCCCGACAAAGTGGGATCAGGTCTTACACCACGACAAGATATTATACCAtcactcttataggatcgggtcgtttgcctcggttTTGACCATTATGTATTCCATTGAGATGTGATATTTTATCTGGTGTTGACCATTATGTATTCCATTCACAGTTAATACTCGGTACTTGAGGACTTCGTATTTACCTTTTAGTTGAGGATCGTGTTATGTACATATATCTGATTTCACTATTTTATTTGCCATACTTCATACCTATCTACTTttattgtacttgatttattggaccactagtaagtattgatgtcgacccctcgtcattacttcttcggAGTTATGCTAGATACTAAATGGATACGTGTTGATTTACatgctcatactatacttctgtactaaTTGTACAGGTACTGAGACATgtacatttggtggtcatctggGCGCATAAACGCAGTTGCTGAGGAGATTTTATGGTGAGCTACTCcctatgttacgatccgcagcacacGAAGTCACTGTCCTATCCATttattgtattctgtctatttgtCTATCATGGCAATTGTTGTAGTAATATTATATATTATAGAAGAATCCCGTGCACTTATGGCACCGAATTTTGGGGGATTTAGATGGTTGTATCCTGATTATGATTCCAGATTATATTTTGGCCACATTCGAGCAtttaaaatacaacatctatacTTTTTATGAAAACGAATGATTTTTACTCTTTATTTCTTTAATTGTCCCGAAATGCATTTTGGATTAACTGTTGACGTGTCGATTAAATTGTTTCTTTGCCTAATGGTAGCGTTGGGCGCCATCGGGGCTTATTGTgggttttgggccgtgacactggtgcaaccccatcataactggGAAGTGTTCCGAGTCTCCTCCCGCTGTCCTCACCCGGGTTCTTAGCTCCATCAttcatgtccttaatcaccctagtgTAAGCTTCAAGGACCTATTTAATCTCCAAACACCTCCATAGATCCTACCTTGGTATTTCGTCGTATGCTTTTTCCAGGTCAATGGACAACATTTGCAAGTCCATCTTCCTCTCCTTATATTTCTCAATTAATCTCCTTATAGGATGAAGAGTTTTTGTGATTGCTTGCCCCAACATGAATCTGGATTGATTTTTGggaaaatagacacactcctcctcaccctcacttccatcaccctctcccaaactttcatagtgtgactTACTAGCTTGATACAAATGTCCAAAAGTTGCAGTCTTAGCCGTCGTGACTGCTACCTTCGCCTCCTTCTTTGTCTTTTTGTATCACTCGCTATTTAtcctcttctcctcctcgtctatACTCTCAACTAGCTTTAAGTACGATGTTTTCTTGACTTTCACTTTTTCTTGGACCTCTCTATTCCACTACCAGTCCCCTTTGTATCTACTAGAGTAATCCTTCGATCCCTAAAACTCCTCTAGCAGCTTCCCTAATGCAATTTAATGTCGTGGTCCATATATCACTCGCATCCCCTCTACTCCTCTAGCCCCCCCATAGCCATCAACTTCTCTTCTAACTACTGAGCCTTTTCCTTCGTCAAGGCTCCCTACTTGATCTTTGATTGACCATACACAACCCTTTTTTTCCTCCTTCTCATGATCTCTAATTCCATTACCAAGAGCCTATATTGGGTAATGAGATTCTCACTCGAGATAACCTTGCAATCCGTTCATAGATCTTTGTCACACTTCCTGAAGATAGGTAATCAATTTGGGTCTTGACCACCATGATTTGGAAAGTAACTAAGTGCTCCTTCTTCTTCTGAAACCTCGAATTAGCGATATCCAACTCAAAAGCTTTTGCAAAATCCAAAAAGGAAACCCCTCCATCATTCCTAACTTCAAAATCAAAACCGTTATGCACATCATCATAACCCCTCGAAGTAGAGCCGATATGGCCATTGAAGTTTCCTCCTAAGACTATCTTCTCGGTTTGTGGGATACATTGAACAACCTCGTCCAAATCCTTCCAAAAGTGCTTTTTGACCTCCTCATCCAAGCTCACTTGTGGCGCACAAGCATTAGTATTATTCCAAGTGAGCCCACTAATAACTAATTTGATAGCCATCATCCTGTCATTCACTCTCCTGACCTCTACCACTTGCTCCTAAAGATCCCTATCTACTAACATACCTACTCCATTCTTACATCGCGAGACTTCAGAGTACCACAATTTGTACCTAGCCACATCTCGCGCCTTAGTTCCCACCCATTTAGTTTCCTGTACACAAGCTGTTTTATCTTCCTCTTTCTTGAGAATCTTCACAAGCTCTATAGATTTCCCTGTCAGCGATCCTATGTTCCGCGACCCAATCCTCAGGCTAGAGGCACTTTTGACACCATTGTCCCTTGCCCCTAACCACCCCCAACCCCAACCGAGAACACAACTTTAGTCTACCATCATTTGCTAAAGCCATTACTAGGTTTGCAAGGATATCCACTCGATAAAAAATTACAGTGATAATTTAAACTAGATTTAACACAAAAACTGAAAAATGAAATGCAAGAAAGCAAAAAATCATGAAAATTAAAGTCATGAAAgcaatatataaataaatatagtGAGAAGATTCTGATTTAAAGTAATATTATGGATATGGTAAAGAAAATAACAAGAAGTAGACTAAAACCTAAACAATAATGGGAAGAATCATAAAAAAGGAAAGATTTTACGTGGGCTACCTTAATCTGGTAGGCAGATTTGTCTCGTGATAGCGAATGGCGGCAGGTTTGTTTGTTGGAATCTTCTTCTGTCAAAATCTTTTGGGAGGCTTTGGCAAAAACTGTTCGGCGCCGGTGATGACATTGTGGTCAGCGTCGGTAACGAGATGGTGGTGTGATA
Protein-coding sequences here:
- the LOC104099091 gene encoding uncharacterized protein codes for the protein MAIKLVISGLTWNNTNACAPQVSLDEEVKKHFWKDLDEVVQCIPQTEKIVLGGNFNGHIGSTSRGYDDVHNGFDFEVRNDGGVSFLDFAKAFELDIANSRFQKKKEHLVTFQIMVVKTQIDYLSSGSVTKIYERIARLSRVRISLPNIGSW